In Hyperolius riggenbachi isolate aHypRig1 chromosome 1, aHypRig1.pri, whole genome shotgun sequence, the genomic window TCATGGGTTTGGAATGTGTTACCAGAGAGGATTTGTGCAGTGTTGTAGACAAGAGATGGCACCTTGTGAATCTCACCACTAAAACTACTACCATACCACCACCACTGCCGATCTCATCTAAGTATTTATATGTATTCATTTATGCAGTATTGAGAGTTCCAGTAGTTAACTTAGATATTTTGTAAGTATCCAATCATGGTCGGAGTAGGAGGTATGATCGTAATGTGTAATTGGGAGTATACAACTTCTGTTTAGAGCTTTCCTAGCCAGACATTGCTATTCAGTGCAGGTCTCCTGCACTGTAAATAAACCAATACTTTACTTCCAAGAGATCGGTTTGTGTTATTTCACAACAGCGCCTGCAGACCTTCTCTGCACAGATACCCGTAGTGAACAGCTTATATTGATCGCGTCATCAGCACAAGCCATTACTAGGGGGAGCCAGAGGAAATCTGCCATCCCTGCAGGAACCATGGATCAGATAAGCCAGCCTTAtactctgagggctggtgcacaccaagcggctttttcagcgtttctgcagccgcttgtggctacgcttggtcaatgtatctcaatggggtggttcacaccagagtgggaggcgtgttgcagaaacgcatactcccggggtgaggcatttttggattgcggatgtgtttctgcctgaatgttaagtataggaaaaacgcaaaccgctctgaaaaaacgcctgttcagagcggttttgctggcgtttgttacagaagctgttcagtaacaatatatgaaatctactacaccaaaaccgcaaaacgctagctgaaacgctacagaaaaagaaaaggcgtttcaaaatctgctagcattttgcggatctgctagcgggttttggtgtgcaccaggcctaagagggaaCAGGAGACAAGGAAGAGAGGAGGCATTTGCTGTATAAAATGCAAACTCACCACTGTAGTCAGGATAACTTTGGTTGTATCCACCATAGTTTCCATAGTTGTAACCAGAGGAGTAGTCATATCCACCACCATAGCTGCTGTAACCCTGGTCATAAGAGTTGCTTCCATAGCCTCCATATGATTGATCTTGATCGTAGTAATTGTAACTTTGGTTCCAGTTCCCTTGCCCttgacctaaaaaaaaaacaaaaaaaaaaaaaacacacgttaGTATTTTGGCCTGCCATTGCCTTTTTCTGTACAGGGCAGCAGAGTTGGGTCACAGCAATTTGTGAGAAccttgagttggatgatttttgtaccaactccacagcgctGCTCCAAGCACAACTTGAAAAGGGTTAGGTAATGGAGAATATAATGTGACAAGAATGCAAGCACAGCATATCTGACGTTACAGCTAAACCCTGGAGTAGTAGGAGGCCTCTACCTGCCAGAGTTTAGACAGGAGTTCACTAAAGCTAAGTCAAAGGTAGGAACTTCCCTTTAGGACTGAGGTTAGGAAAGAACCCAGTACTAGTTTGCATACTCTGCAGAGTATTGCTGCATTGGTTGGGGGAGTTTCAGCTAAACTTCATCTCAAGGTGTGCCAATGCAACAGTGAACAGTTAATACTTCAGCATGGATCCACATGTGCACACAGGAATGTCTATATTTTAAAATTTCAGTCTGTACCGTAAAACACGGGCAATAAAAACTTCAAAGAATGTTTTTACAAAGACTGTATAGCAATTGCAAATATACAGGCTCCTAAAGTTAATACATGAACAGTCCCACTTTCCTATAGGTAGTGAAGCTACTCTTCACATGGAGTAAGATACAAGATTGAAAGGCCAATCAGAAATGCTACAGCAAGGGTCAGAATTAGTATATAGGTTTAGAGGCCTGTATCTGAGGCAATGATTAAAATGTGTGTTATGTGGATATTTAAGTTCTAACCATGTATTTTCCTTTATCATATGCAGTCTGTTAGCTAAACTGGTTACAGGAATAATGAATATATTAACCAAAAATGGCTTTACATACCTCCTCTGCCTCTTCCCCTTCCACCACCTCGTCCACCTGATGCACCCCTTCCTCCtttctgttgctgctgctgctgctgttgcctgTAGACTTCTTTGGGCTGTGCAACTTTGATTTCACACTAATGAAagggagaaaaacaaaaaaaaccatcagcttggaAATAGAAAAACAAAACCACACACCAACCACTacagcgcgcacacacacaccactaatgGCAACTTTATTACACATCTAATATTACCTTTCCTGAGCCAATTTGGTGATATCTGCTTTCCAATAGCTTCTGTACTGGGTCTTCATCTGTGTAGGTAATAAAGCAAAAGCCTCTCCTTTCATTAGTCTTTGTGTCCATTGGAAGCTCTATGTTCTCAATCTGCAAAAACATTAAACCGGTTTAGATCATTTGCGCAAAGAAACTAACAATTACAATACTGCAATAAGAACTGGAAAACAATTAGTTTCAAATTAATCTGCAGGACAATGTGCCAAGACCATTATGTTATGAGAAAAGCACATTTTAAAATTCTGCTAGAGACCCAAAAGGTGTTAAGCACACCCGTGAAATGAGgggaaaacctctggatcctagtgaggcttccccatcctgctCAGTCAGCCTGATCcaatgttgcccccccccccccccccccgcaaaaagaAAGaagtgcaactgttgcaaataaaataaattctttatttttatctggtaagcaagtaataaggatgctaaccaggcaatccaaaagttaaaatctctattacttttcttgtttataaataatcattccccagtttacttgactcATTTGGTAAGTtgtcacacaaaggaagttgcagggcatgccgggttgggttgcagggcatgcttttttgcttctgtacattagttaagtctgaaggtgaaataaagaagcaaaaaaaaaaaaaaaaccgacaacccagcatgccctgcaacttcctttgagtggcaatgtaccaaagtcagataaactggggaataatcatttataaacaagaaatgaagattttaacttttggattgcctggttagcatgcttattacttgcttaccagataaaaaaaaaaaatttgattttatgcccgacagttacactttaaacaaccacaacactagcctgcttgCCGATGCGCACTAGCAGCTTTCTGCCAGGGCGGAAAAAGCCAAGCccgttcaggtccgctctactgcagaggCACAGTACTATGCAGTAAAGTGGAGCCAAATCAGGCTTGGTTGCTTTCTACCAGAGTCTAAACAGGAAGCCACTACTGCACTTGCAGGCAGACTTCAGGGGTCCCAGCATTGGATTGcttctgctgaggactggggaggCGGGGGGAGCCTCTTTAGTATCCAAATGCTTCCCTTTTTTTCACCCCCGGTCAGGCTTACTTTTAACTTTATTTTGAGAGGACCTGAGGAAGCACTTCAAGTTTATAACTGCATATTTTTCACTATGTTATTGAGAGAAGCCATCCTAACCATCCATGGAATAAAGACTCCATTGTCTGCTGTAAAACCTCCTTTAGAAATTTTTATCAAATTGAAAAGCAGGGCCAGCTTACAAGATTAAATGTTTTTTCAAACTGTACTTTCCAAAGCATGTACAACGTTAACATCTTTTCCCATTTACTTACATCACCGTAACTACCAAAGTACTCTTTGATCTGCTCTTCTGTAGTATCAGGACTTAGTCCACCAACAAACACCTTCTTGGGAGGTTCCTTTCCTTTTAATGCCTTTGCCCTCTTGGGATCGATGAGTTTCCCATCAAGTTTGTGTTCCTTTGTCTCAAGTACCTAGAAGTAAAAACACAAGTCTGTTACAGAATGCTAGATTTATGCATTGAGTGAGAATCTAGAACGTGTACaatgtgcatcaactcaaaattaagcAGCAATTTCTCATCTGATTGACTGATCCAATTGACACTTTCCAACATGCCCAATctgatttcagagcaattttccatagaagtgaacagaaatcggTTGGATAATCTATCAGATGTCAGAAACAAGCGATCTAACAGTAAATCTgtcggaaaattgcattgtgtacctAACATTGGAGTTCTCACTATGAGCTGTAGCAAGACATTTACAAATCTTGTCTTCTCCAGAGTACGGCATGGGCTCATCTGTACAGTGCCTGCAGGTGAACTGTCATTTGAATAAAGCTAGATTTCAGGCAACTTTTATGGCTTTTTCTCCCCACAGgtggctgaaggtggtgaattcaccgccttttAGGTGACCTCCTTTGCCAGCCAACTGCATGGTAGGCCTTGGCACAAGTGTGCAAAAGGACCTCCTCATGTAATTTACATCCAAGTATATCAGTTGCCGTCCTGAGATGTGACAGGTTTCGCTGTTGGGTAACACCACATCAAATGTGCGGTTACAAACTGCCAGATAAGCATGTTCAACCACCAAAGGAAAAGAGCCccaaccctgtatgtattcactgctagagaaaacaaacaaaaaaacaaagtgaaCCTCCCCGTGTGTGAGTGTTGCTACCCCTCCATCCAGTACACTGGGATAAGGGGAAGAGGTCAGCGATTATAACTTTAAGGGATATTCTATAGGATGCAAATGATTCAAGTCGATGCAATTTGTTTACGCAGCTTCAAAAAAACAGACCAATCCAATGTTGTAATTTCATTTGTGCCATTTTTAAGTTGTATAAACTTTGACGAAATTAAAacatgcatcaactcaaaatgtgagtctcattggccatccctaaGGGCCATACTATCTGCAGTATTGGAATAGGGCAAGCGTCACAGCATTGAGAGGAGACTAAACTGCTGCAATGACTGTGGTATAAGACTCCAGATAAACTCCATAAATGCAATCCCGATATATCAGATCTTTGCTGGCGATGTGGCAGCGAGGTAGGCAATATGATACACATATGGCATAGCTGTTCTAAAATTATTCCATTCTGGGAAAAAATCTGCAAAATTATAGCAGCTATCAGTAACATTAAAGTCAACAATGACCCAGCTCATACTTTACTTTTAAACATAAATTGCCCCATAaaagcctacaaaaaaaaaataaatcactgatTCGCCATATCCTCGCCGCCGCACGCCTTACAATTCCAAAATTTTGGAAATCTACCCAATCCCAGTCTATTCTAGACTGGAAGGCTGAGCTCGAATCACTAAAACATTCAGAACAAGTTATTTTCTGGGCTTCGGACAGAGAAGAGAAATTTAATGTACTGTGGAGAAGATGGGAAATATTCGCATTGTCCGAAGAAGGCCAGGCTTTGCTGATGACTGACCCATGTAAAATTAAAATATTACCCTCTGGAGTGGCTTCAGGCGAGACATGACCTAGCAGAGAGTTCTGTGGCTGTGATTTCACCCACAGTTCTCTCTTGCGTCTTTTCTTTCTCTCTTCCTATTTTTCTACCTTACTACAccattccccctcccccaccttctTCCTCCTAACATTAGCTATGTATAGTTGGGCTAAGTTCATAGATACCTTTTAAATACACTAATTTGTCATTAGGCTGCGACAATATAAACTCATTTAACTAAAACAGTTCAAGCATATTAGTCCAGCCATCTGGGTCAGAGTCGTCCGGGTTGGTAGTAAGCTATGCATATCCACGGGACCCATGACACTATTCTCTCCCTCAACCCCTAGCATCGACCCCCCAAGGGTGAGCGACTGCTTGGTGAGGAGCTCAAGCAACTGAGTCTTTAGGGTTAAGCGGCCCATCTTGGCTAAGCTACAACAGCACACACGAAGTTTTCAGTGGTAGCCAATGCATTGTATATGTgaactgccaaaatgctcaatatATGCCCTATTAACTAATCCTCATGTTCCCACTGTATATACTCATGTGTTCATGTCTGTATCCTtgtttatgcaaaattttgaataAAAACTATTATATAttcaaaaaaaactgctgcaatGACATACTAACACTTGGCCACAAGTCTTAGCTTATGCAACCTCACTACATCTAGTTTAGTGCGTCTCAAACCTGTTCTCGTGTCTCCCCAAcgctgcatgttttgcaggcaacctcacttatgctcaggtggggtaattagtgtctcatctgggtggattccatgtagctaaggccacatacacacatcagaccatagcctttggaaaatgaaagctcaAAGACCAATTTTTCCCcgattcatgtagtatgagagccataccttcacagtcttttctatggagctgaagtccccatcagaaaaaaaatctttgcaagatgctgtacagacaagatatcagtatctgcaaaagatctgttcctgcaaattgcattcatagtctgagctctgcagatctcatacacaccttgtttaactgacattcatctgcagatcagacaatccatccaggtggatctgatctgcagatgaatgtctgttaaacaaggtgtgtatgatgatctgcagatatcagactatgaatgcattttgcagaaacagatcttttgcagatactgatcttttgaatgtctacagcatctttgtgtgcaacatcttgcaaagatttctgtctgatggggagttcagctccatagaatagactgtaggtatggctctcatactacatggaagggggtaaaattggtctgtgatctttcatttttaaaaaaagactatggtctgatgtgtgtatgagccttaagacacCAATAACCCcacaggtgaggttgcctgcaacacATGCACCAGTGaggagtcatgaggacaggtttgagaaacactgatctaggtGATTAAAATATGCACAATTTTTGTTAGCTTATACCTTCATGTTAGTGGTGATGACACACACTGACTTACTTTGTCTACACTGATAGCATCTTTAAACAGAACAAATCCAAAACCCCTTGATCTTCCGGTGACTGGGTCTGTCTTAATAGTGCAGTCAACCACTTCTCCGAATCTTGACAAATACTCTGTAAGATCTTTCTTGCTCGTTTCCCAGCTGAGTCCACCAATGAACATTTTTCTGAAGAGAAATAAAATTGTACAATTGTTTATGTCTAATATACAACTAACCATTGGTTGGTATACACCGTAAGGGGTTTTCCCCCCCTATTGTGATACCACAGCAATACATTTGCAACTGCTACTAACCATCTCAAAAGGACTTTTTTCTAAGAAACCtgtagaactactgcgcctgcacagtacagcccggaggacgtcagcacgcccgcgtgaggcgcattttggagcgccaaAGAGCCCGATCTGGCGTGCCgctggaggagaccgggagcagcGCCgaaggcacgtcctgcctgccacaggctggaggaagccccaggtaagtggattaacaTTTTTTGTAATGGaccgtgaaccctccctttaaagcggatccgagatgaaaaactaactacatCTTATCTAAAGCGTTACatcaagatcgccagggtggatgcgcagcagtaaaaaaaaacaaaaaaaaaacgctagctacatgatgcccccctccctgtgctatccctcccacccctctgatcgccgctggcgcaCTCAGCCCATAagaaaatcccgttctaaacgggattcccagtcgccatggcgacgatagtGATgacatagacgtcgtgacgtcatcccgatccaccccgcagcgctgcctgccactgattggccaggctgtgcaggggtCTCGGCGGAGACGCAGCGATCGGGATCAACACGcaacaagcaaagtgcttgctgcgtgtttgaaaaaaaaaaatttgtgaaaatcggcccagcggggcctgagcggcgccctattattttttcctgtgatacaatgacagcagccatgtttgtaaacattacagaggcaggcttatctctctctcccccccccccccccctctgtaatctttggctagtaatacctccctctcctcctgcccagactgagctcccatgagcccttgctactgtctgaaagtgccttggctctctgaaaacctttgggcgtggcttgtttaatttatagggaattagagtattaaaataaagtatttggcttgaggaatgccctataaacaataggaaatgaacacaattatgcaatgtgtaaaagatcatctctgatccactttaacagctggagggccaagtttgcccaggcctggtttagcctaattccccctcatctgtgtccaatcacaagttgtaatttgatctcctgtTTCTTCTTACTGCCACGGCagatttagggctcgttcccactatcgcgaatctgcatgcgtccaacgcatgcagatccgcacatgtaatgcaagtggatgtgcctgtttccactgtagcgttgttgaggtgcgtttttttcagcgtgaaaaaacgcacaaaagagccaacgatttcgcctgcgtcgggaatccgtgcgaatcgccgctaatgtattgaatagtaaaaacgcatgcgtttgttacatgcgtttttacccgcgatttcgcgtgcgatttcgcacctttttcaattttatttagccctggcagtgtcatggttaatttcgcatggcaccctgccatgcgaaatcgcgggtaaaaacgcatgcggaaacgcatccgcatgcgtttttacaagcgtcggaatgcggccgaaatcgcgtcgcaacagtgggaacgagcccaaaATCATttggaagcacaggatgttaataggtctactttcatgaaagcaggaagtaaaaacagtgcagatttatatcagctgtaacaaaattgtttaaaaaaaaattatgctattgtgcatcttttagaacggaggaagttctgagttcaggtccactgtaattgaTGATCTGCAAATGTCTCAGGTTTGCTTCAGTACTGTTACATTAGGACATACATTGCCACTAGTACTAAGCACTTCATCGTCATCTTAAAATTGTAATTTCTAAGGTGTTCAGATACAGAACATGGACAGATTTCCTCACTTTATACACTAATCTCCTTGCTGAAAAAAAAGGTCTACATGTGTTGGGAAGAGGTTAAAGGTTTACAGCACAAAAAGCATTCACttcagtgtaaaggtggccatacactggttgatctcTTTACCGAATCGGCTAGAAATTGATTTTCAGCCAAAATCAATTATTGTCCAAGTGCTAGTGGCAATGCATGCCCTTATATGCAGGCTTTAGATATATAAAAAAATTCAATTTACTATcacattcacaaaaaaaaaa contains:
- the LOC137506906 gene encoding heterogeneous nuclear ribonucleoprotein D-like — encoded protein: MSGYGNMEDFGEGSKINASKNQQDEGKMFIGGLSWETSKKDLTEYLSRFGEVVDCTIKTDPVTGRSRGFGFVLFKDAISVDKVLETKEHKLDGKLIDPKRAKALKGKEPPKKVFVGGLSPDTTEEQIKEYFGSYGDIENIELPMDTKTNERRGFCFITYTDEDPVQKLLESRYHQIGSGKCEIKVAQPKEVYRQQQQQQQQKGGRGASGGRGGGRGRGRGGQGQGNWNQSYNYYDQDQSYGGYGSNSYDQGYSSYGGGYDYSSGYNYGNYGGYNQSYPDYSGQQSTYGKASRGGGGHQNNYQPY